The window GAGATTTCGGACTGATACAACACTTTTCCGGAAGCGATAGCAGCACATCCTACGGCTTTCGATCCTGTGTCAATCCCGGCAGTTACGGGTTGAGTGTATCCACTGCTTTCGAAAAGTAACTTGATTGTGAAGGGCGTGGTTCGGACCACTTTTGCCTTTCCTGTTTTGAGCAAGATCCTCGCTTTTGCCGGTTTCGTGGGCATTAGCGGGTTTCCGTCTTTGCTGAGTACAAATACAAACATTTGTAATTGCTCCTATCGAATAGGGTTATACGTATCCGGGTTAGTGGAGACAATTCCGGAATCCGTCCTCCTCTCGATCTGATATGGAAAGGTTTAACGATGCAAGCACTGTCCCTACCTCTCAGGACTGTTTAACCGGCATCCTTAGAGCCTTAAACTGAGGCGACATTCAAGGGTAACTATTTCTTTCCTATCGTTTACCGATTTTCCAAAGCTCCTAATCGGTGATCTGGTCAACCAGGGCTTGTTAGACAAGCCCCTTCCTCAAAAACCTGAGCCGTTAGGCGAAGGTTTTAGGGAGGGGTAGTTGACACTCTTCCTTTGTTGCAAAGGTCATCTGGCACACAGCACATTCGAACTTCTTTTTTTCTTCTGGCTCTTTCTCCTGCAAGCTTGCTCACCTCCCTATTGCCTTTTATTTTCCTTCTTGATTTCATTTCATGATTTCCTTCTTGATTTCATTTCATGATTCCATTCATTAAAAGAACCCTGATTCAGCTTAAAATTAATTTTAATATTTTTATTCAACCCTTAAACTTCCAGCTGCGCTTTCTTTTCCTGGTAGCGCGTAATTGTATCTACAAACTCCGCATGGCTCCAGGTCAGGGGTGCAACAGAGAGGGGCTCTCCTGTGAAGGGATGGACCTGTTCAGGCATGATCCCGGTTTCAAGGGAGCAGTCTGCAACCCAGTTGATCAGCTCGAGGGCTTTTTCCAGGTCCCTGATTTCTTTTGCTTTTGCGATATACCACTTTGCAAGCCAGAGGGTGCATATTATCCAGGGGTTTCCTGTGACAAGGTCTGCTGTCCTGTGGTAGGTATCGTTTTCATATCTTGCCATCCCGCCTTTTCCGGGGACCCAGAGTTTTTCTTCCAGGTTCTGCATTGTCCTGACCACGCGGGGGTCGTCTGCGGGCAGCAGGTCGAACTCAAAGATCCCGTATACGCTGCTGTCAGCCGTCCTGTCTATGATTTTCCGGTCGGTGTCATGGTCTTCGTACCGGATGCCCCGGGGAAAAATACCTCTTTCACTATCATAAAGCTCGTTTATGAGTGCCTGCCTGAGCTTGAAATAGCGGACCTGACAGATGCTGCAGATTTTATCATCCTTTAAAATGTGTCCTAATTCTTCTCCTGAAAGAAGCCCTCTGTAAACTGCAGAGGCTGTGAAGGTAAAGATGCCCCTCCGTTCTTCCCACAGGTCGTAGCTCTCCACCGGGACGTCGTTTGGGTAACTGTAGCCGTCCATGAAAAAGACGGCTTTCTCTATAAGGGGCTCATGGAGTTCTTTTATAAACTCAAGGTCTCCGGTAGCCTCGTAATATTTCCACAGGGCATGGATGACGAGGGCTGTTTCATCTTCCTGAATCGGGAGGGACGGCTGTCCGTACTCAATCCAGGGGTGCCAGCTACTCCCCAGCGTCCCGTCCGGGTTATACTTATGCAGCATGCATCCAGCCCACCAGAGCACATCTTTGCAGAACCTGAAAAAGGGTTTCGTAAACTCGGGAAAGCCTGCCTGTATCATGGCAATAGAAACAAGAGCTCCGTCCCTGGGCCACATGTAACTGTAGGTGTCCCGGTTAAACTGCAGGTTATCCGAATCATTTGCTGCGATTATTGCCCCGTCTGCATCCGTCTGGGTCTTAATTACCAGAAGGGAGCGTTTGTAAAGGGTTGCAAGCCGGGATTCAAGGCCGGAAAGGTCAGTGTCCGACCGGTTTACCCAGGCTCTCTGGCACTCCTCGGTACGTTCTAGAAGACTTTCGGGGCCTTCTTCCATAACCAGGTTATTCAGGGAGTAGACTTCCGGGAAGTCTTTTCCAGCGGTCATGTAATAGTACACAACCTTTGAGGAGTTCTTCGGAAGCTGAAGGCTGACCCCCACCGTTGAGTCCACAGAACCCTGAGCAATGGGATTTTTTGACAGGACTCCATCTTCGGCATCCACATAGGTGCCTCTTAAGCCCCCACTTTCAGCCTGGCCTATGGCATAGTCGTCGATATCTGTGGTTATACCCTCTTTTTTGTTTGATTTGAGGACACCTATCAGGAAATACCTGGACCTTTTGTAATGCACTATGACATTGTGGTCCATCTGGTACACTGCGGTATCCCCTATCCCATCCCCGTAGAGGTGAAAATCCTGGTTAAAGAAAAGCCGGAATTCTCTTTGCCTTTCCTGCATGTTTTTCAGAGTTATTTTTCGGATAAAGATATTGGCTTCGCAGCAGACGTTCTCCTCCAGAAGGAGTTCGATACCCAGATCCCTGTTTACGGCCCGGTTTTCGGTAGCAAGGGTCTCGTTCTTATATGCAGGCGTTCTCTCCCAACTTTCCTCGCTGACCCAGGTAAGCTTTCCGTCGGTAAAGACTCCTATCCGCTGGGTATGCCCCATAAGGTGATTTTCCTGGCCTACATGGGGAAAATATATGTCCCTTACCTGGAACCATCTGTCTATATTTATGAGGAGGGACTGGTTACCCAGGACTATGTGTCGGGTCATGTTTTTGGAGAAACTTATTTAAGGATATAATTAAGGTCATACGCTATGCTTGGGTAGGAAAACACCGTTGATCTAAGCTGTGTTGCAGTCAGACCATATTTCATAGCAACTGCAAAAAGATTGATCACTTCTTCAGCATCAGGGCCAAGGATATGGGCTCCGAGTATCTTATCAGTCGCCTCATCGATGATCACTTTGGATGCAGCATACTTTAGATTTGTTCTTCTGGTAGAGTACCATTGGCTCATATCGTAAAAAAGTACTTTATGTTTTTTTGAAGAAATATTCTCTGTTGAAATATTCTCTGTTATACCTACACCTGCAAGAGGCGGTATCGTGAACACCGTGGAAGGTATAACTGTGTAGTCAACAGTGTATTTGTTACCTTCTATTATATTGTTCGCAGCAATTGCTGCCTGCAGACTTGCAACAGGAGTAAGAGGAGGGCCCGGACGTATGCAATCGCCTGCGGCATACACCCCTGGGTTTGAGATGCTTTGAAAGTATTCGTTCAGGGCTATATTCCCGTTATCCAGTGCAACATTACCTTTTTCAAGCTGCAGTTCTTCGATGGCAGGGACTCTCCCTGAGCCATGTACGACCATGTCTGCAAAGAAGGTCTCATCTTTTCCTTCATTCTGGCAGCAGGTCGTCACTTTGAAGCCATCCCGGGTTTTCTCTATCTTTTTGACTTCCTTCCCTTTGATGACACGGATGCCTGCATCTTCAGAGGCTTTGACGAGAATATCTACAAGGTCGGAGTCAAACTCTTTTAGTACCTTATCCCCTCTTTGCAATATTGTCACATCAGAGCCTGCTCTTGCTGCAATATGAGCGAATTCGAAGGAAATATAACCCCCACCGGCAAAGATTATCTTTTTGGGAAGTTCTTCCAACTCCATAAAAGCTTCACTTGTAACAAGGTACTCTTCCCCGGGTATGTTAAGCTTGCGTGGTCTTGACCCGGTTGTGATAATGATGTACTTTGCCCTTATTTTTTCATCACCTATTATCAGGGTAGACTCATCTTCAAAACTTGCAATTCCATGGTATATGCTTATATTTGCTTCTTTGAATCCCTGCTCCGTTTGCGGGGGATGTGGGTCAGTAAAGGTCTTTTTGAAAGCTATAAGCGAGGGCCAATCAATAACATGTTTCTCTTGCCCGGTGCCCTTTCCAAGCATTCTGTTGTGGGCATCAATAATATTAGCCACACCTGTTAGCACTTTTTTGGGAATACAACCCCTCAAGGCACATGTGCCCCCATATTCCCTGCAATCAACTATCGCCACTGTCATACCAGCAGCGTTCAATTTATATGCAAATGTTGTTCCTGCAGCCCCGGTCCCGATTACAATAACATCATAATCCTTTTTCATTTCATTACCCCCAATTATAATATATATTTGTTATATTTAGTCTTTAATATTCATAATCTGAGTTTGTTAAGGTCATCCCGGAAAAGGAAAGTCCTAAGATATTGGGGGCTCACATAACCGGACCTCGTGCCTCGGTACTCATTCATAATACCTCATCAGGAATCTCCCGGGTCTTTACGGGCAATAAGGGAGAAAGCTCCTTTGCTTTACAGGCTGTCCGATAATTACTTCCCATAACAAAAGAACTCTTTTTCTCGATTTAAATGCTTTATATATTTTGTTTTTTACCTGTTTTTGCCCTGAAATTGAATTGTCGGACAGTTTCTTAAGCCGTGGGATGAATCGTACCCCACCTTTTATTTTCGGATAATATTATAAATTTTAAACGCATATATCCTGTTGTTCAATTTACAAAAAATCAAACAAAGGGTGGTTTAATGGGAAGTGTCGAGAAAAGTAAGGAAAATCTGAGTAAATGCATTTGTATGAAATGTCCGAGTTATTCCTTTGCATGCAAAATGAAAGCTATGCCAAAGAACGTTATGAGCATGATGAAGGGAGATATTTCAAAGGTAGAGCATATGGAAGGATTATTCTGCTCTTTCGGAATAAGTAAATGTATTACCGAGGAGAAAGGATGCATATGTGGAGACTGTAAAGTTTATAAAGAAAATAACCTTACGAATTCATATTATTGCCTTGTCGAAAACGGAAAATAATATGGCTTTTTGCTGTTTCATGTGAGAAACTTAAATTTAAAGAATCTTCAATTTCTTTTTTTCAACTGTACAATATTATTTTTTTTTCCAATACTCCATTAGTTATACATATTGTCCTTTTAAAAAATAAATACATAATTTCACCCTTTTTTTCCAAACAATACTTCTACATTCTATATTGAGAAATAGTTGTAAGTTATTCCCGACTTATGCTAAAAAAATTTAT is drawn from Methanosarcina lacustris Z-7289 and contains these coding sequences:
- a CDS encoding glycoside hydrolase family 15 protein; its protein translation is MTRHIVLGNQSLLINIDRWFQVRDIYFPHVGQENHLMGHTQRIGVFTDGKLTWVSEESWERTPAYKNETLATENRAVNRDLGIELLLEENVCCEANIFIRKITLKNMQERQREFRLFFNQDFHLYGDGIGDTAVYQMDHNVIVHYKRSRYFLIGVLKSNKKEGITTDIDDYAIGQAESGGLRGTYVDAEDGVLSKNPIAQGSVDSTVGVSLQLPKNSSKVVYYYMTAGKDFPEVYSLNNLVMEEGPESLLERTEECQRAWVNRSDTDLSGLESRLATLYKRSLLVIKTQTDADGAIIAANDSDNLQFNRDTYSYMWPRDGALVSIAMIQAGFPEFTKPFFRFCKDVLWWAGCMLHKYNPDGTLGSSWHPWIEYGQPSLPIQEDETALVIHALWKYYEATGDLEFIKELHEPLIEKAVFFMDGYSYPNDVPVESYDLWEERRGIFTFTASAVYRGLLSGEELGHILKDDKICSICQVRYFKLRQALINELYDSERGIFPRGIRYEDHDTDRKIIDRTADSSVYGIFEFDLLPADDPRVVRTMQNLEEKLWVPGKGGMARYENDTYHRTADLVTGNPWIICTLWLAKWYIAKAKEIRDLEKALELINWVADCSLETGIMPEQVHPFTGEPLSVAPLTWSHAEFVDTITRYQEKKAQLEV
- a CDS encoding dihydrolipoyl dehydrogenase family protein yields the protein MKKDYDVIVIGTGAAGTTFAYKLNAAGMTVAIVDCREYGGTCALRGCIPKKVLTGVANIIDAHNRMLGKGTGQEKHVIDWPSLIAFKKTFTDPHPPQTEQGFKEANISIYHGIASFEDESTLIIGDEKIRAKYIIITTGSRPRKLNIPGEEYLVTSEAFMELEELPKKIIFAGGGYISFEFAHIAARAGSDVTILQRGDKVLKEFDSDLVDILVKASEDAGIRVIKGKEVKKIEKTRDGFKVTTCCQNEGKDETFFADMVVHGSGRVPAIEELQLEKGNVALDNGNIALNEYFQSISNPGVYAAGDCIRPGPPLTPVASLQAAIAANNIIEGNKYTVDYTVIPSTVFTIPPLAGVGITENISTENISSKKHKVLFYDMSQWYSTRRTNLKYAASKVIIDEATDKILGAHILGPDAEEVINLFAVAMKYGLTATQLRSTVFSYPSIAYDLNYILK
- a CDS encoding DUF2769 domain-containing protein, with the protein product MGSVEKSKENLSKCICMKCPSYSFACKMKAMPKNVMSMMKGDISKVEHMEGLFCSFGISKCITEEKGCICGDCKVYKENNLTNSYYCLVENGK